Proteins encoded in a region of the Haloarcula sp. CBA1129 genome:
- a CDS encoding class I SAM-dependent methyltransferase, which yields MSVREEFDAWAAEGKDRGMEDRHWHTAKHVLARMPVEPGDTVLDLGTGSGYALRALRDTNDAGPCYGLDGSPEMLRNAREYTDDDGIGFLRGDFDALPFATDSIDHVFSMEAFYYASDPPHTLEEIERVLRPGGTAHIAVNYYEENVHSHEWQEFIDIEMTRWSADEYREAFRGAGLAVASQDTIPDREVEIPAADAFPTDEFETREAMVKRYRELGTLLTVGVATE from the coding sequence ATGAGTGTTCGCGAGGAATTCGACGCGTGGGCGGCCGAAGGCAAGGACAGAGGGATGGAGGACCGGCACTGGCACACCGCCAAGCACGTCCTCGCCCGGATGCCGGTCGAACCGGGCGACACGGTACTCGACCTCGGGACGGGCTCGGGCTACGCGCTCCGTGCGCTCCGGGACACCAACGATGCCGGTCCCTGCTACGGGCTCGACGGGTCCCCAGAAATGCTCCGGAACGCCCGCGAGTACACTGATGACGACGGCATCGGGTTCCTGCGTGGCGATTTCGACGCGCTGCCGTTTGCGACCGACAGTATCGACCACGTGTTCTCGATGGAGGCGTTCTACTACGCCAGCGACCCGCCACACACTCTCGAAGAGATCGAGCGGGTGCTACGACCGGGCGGGACCGCCCACATCGCGGTGAACTACTACGAGGAGAACGTCCACTCCCACGAGTGGCAGGAGTTCATCGACATCGAGATGACTCGCTGGAGCGCCGACGAGTACCGCGAGGCATTCCGCGGGGCCGGCTTAGCCGTTGCGTCGCAGGACACCATCCCCGACCGCGAGGTAGAAATCCCGGCGGCGGATGCGTTCCCCACGGACGAATTCGAGACCCGCGAGGCGATGGTCAAGCGCTACCGTGAACTGGGGACGCTGCTAACCGTCGGCGTCGCCACCGAATAG
- a CDS encoding metallophosphoesterase family protein — protein sequence MDVALISDSHIPSREHEIPPSFRERIEVADHVIHAGDFDSKGALADIRHMATALTAVSGNIDPHIGLPERATVELGGVTFVVTHGTGSPRGWTDRVAATVRQEADSSAVGVAGHTHERTDTVYEGVRLLNPGSVTGASPADRPTMLTATVDNGSLDVAQHEL from the coding sequence ATGGATGTCGCTCTCATCAGCGATTCGCACATCCCGTCCCGGGAACACGAGATTCCGCCGTCGTTCCGGGAGCGCATCGAGGTCGCTGACCACGTCATTCACGCTGGCGACTTCGACAGCAAAGGGGCGCTCGCTGATATCCGTCACATGGCGACGGCACTGACCGCCGTCTCGGGAAATATCGACCCGCACATCGGGCTGCCGGAGCGGGCGACAGTCGAACTCGGTGGCGTCACATTCGTCGTGACACACGGCACTGGGTCGCCGCGTGGCTGGACAGACCGCGTCGCCGCCACAGTCAGGCAGGAAGCCGACAGCAGCGCCGTCGGCGTCGCCGGCCACACGCACGAACGGACTGACACCGTCTACGAGGGCGTTCGGCTTCTGAACCCCGGCAGCGTCACTGGAGCATCGCCGGCTGACCGCCCGACGATGCTGACTGCGACAGTCGATAACGGATCGCTCGACGTAGCCCAGCACGAACTGTAG
- a CDS encoding winged helix-turn-helix transcriptional regulator, which yields MDRLEDQVEKEGRDLSILEAVIENGPIGIVRLAEETGVPKHKVRYSLRMLEDDELIEPTPQGAVPADNIDERVATINDGIGRLVEQLDGLRDVFSSTE from the coding sequence ATGGACCGACTGGAAGATCAGGTCGAGAAGGAGGGGCGGGACCTGTCGATCCTCGAAGCTGTCATCGAGAACGGGCCGATCGGTATCGTTCGGCTCGCCGAGGAGACAGGCGTCCCGAAACACAAGGTGCGGTACTCGCTGCGGATGCTGGAAGACGACGAACTCATCGAGCCGACACCACAGGGAGCCGTTCCGGCGGACAACATCGACGAGCGGGTCGCAACAATCAACGACGGCATCGGCCGTCTGGTCGAGCAGTTGGACGGACTGCGGGACGTGTTTTCGTCCACAGAGTAG
- a CDS encoding tryptophanase — protein sequence MRSYKAKSVTSIQLPPRERRENALTEAGHNVFNLAAADVFIDLLTDSGTGAMSDDQWAGLVRGDEAYAGSRSFKRFRETVADVMGFDRVVPTHQGRGAENVLFGALLDDGDVVLNNTHFDTTRAHVTNQGATAVDCPAETDLTADSVGPFAGNFATDRGWDAVEEYGQDAVSAVVLTITNNSAAGQPVSMENIRETAAFATEIDATFVIDACRFAENAQFIKQRDPEYADTPLSEIAREQLRPADAITMSGKKDALANIGGFTAVRDAALFEQCKQRAILYEGFPTYGGLAGRDLEAMATGLREAVEPPYVAERLEQVATLGDLLRERDIPIVTPTGGHAVYIDAAALLPDIPADQFPGQRLVCELYREGGVRTVELGSFAFPGADRPELVRLALPRRTYWREHLEHIAETAARVRDRRDEYTGLEIVWEPPMEELRHFSAELEPVA from the coding sequence ATGCGCTCGTACAAGGCCAAATCGGTAACATCGATACAGCTGCCGCCTCGTGAGCGACGTGAAAACGCACTCACAGAGGCCGGGCACAACGTCTTCAACCTCGCTGCAGCGGACGTCTTTATCGACTTGCTGACTGATTCTGGGACTGGAGCAATGAGTGACGACCAGTGGGCGGGCTTGGTGCGGGGCGACGAGGCGTACGCCGGGTCGCGCTCGTTCAAACGGTTCCGTGAGACGGTTGCCGACGTGATGGGGTTCGATCGCGTGGTCCCGACACATCAGGGCCGCGGCGCGGAGAACGTCCTGTTCGGGGCGCTACTGGACGACGGTGATGTCGTTCTCAACAACACGCACTTTGACACCACCCGCGCACACGTAACGAATCAGGGTGCAACTGCGGTTGACTGCCCGGCGGAGACGGACCTTACCGCTGACAGCGTCGGGCCGTTTGCGGGAAACTTCGCCACAGACCGAGGGTGGGACGCTGTCGAGGAGTACGGGCAAGATGCTGTTTCGGCTGTCGTCCTGACGATCACGAACAACTCCGCCGCCGGCCAGCCGGTATCGATGGAAAACATACGCGAGACGGCCGCTTTCGCCACGGAAATCGACGCGACGTTCGTCATTGACGCCTGTCGGTTCGCCGAGAACGCACAGTTCATCAAGCAACGAGACCCCGAATACGCCGATACGCCCCTCAGTGAGATTGCTCGCGAGCAGTTACGTCCCGCGGATGCAATCACGATGAGTGGGAAAAAAGATGCACTCGCAAACATTGGCGGGTTCACGGCCGTCCGCGACGCTGCCCTGTTCGAACAGTGCAAACAGCGCGCGATCCTCTATGAAGGGTTCCCGACCTACGGTGGCCTCGCGGGCCGCGACCTCGAAGCGATGGCCACCGGTCTCCGGGAAGCGGTCGAACCCCCGTACGTCGCCGAGCGACTCGAACAGGTCGCGACCCTCGGCGACCTCCTGCGTGAGCGCGATATCCCGATTGTCACACCGACCGGCGGTCACGCCGTCTACATCGATGCGGCCGCCCTGCTCCCGGACATTCCCGCCGACCAGTTCCCCGGCCAGCGACTCGTCTGTGAACTCTACCGCGAAGGGGGCGTCCGGACAGTCGAACTCGGCTCGTTTGCTTTCCCCGGGGCCGACCGCCCGGAACTCGTCCGTCTCGCTCTTCCTCGCCGGACGTACTGGCGTGAACACCTCGAACATATCGCAGAGACCGCTGCGCGAGTTCGTGACCGGCGCGACGAGTACACCGGTCTGGAAATCGTCTGGGAGCCACCGATGGAAGAGCTCAGACACTTCTCAGCGGAACTCGAGCCCGTCGCGTAG
- a CDS encoding coenzyme F420-0:L-glutamate ligase produces MEVFAVEGLPEVCPGDDVAGLLVEQADLRDDDVICVASTIVSKANGRGRSLASYEPGERAERIAATIEDIADEEKDPRMAQAILDECEEVLVEAPFILGVTQFGHITVNAGIDRSNVPGADLLLLPEDPTAEAEAIRAGIREQAGVEPSVIVTDTSGRPFRLGQRGVALGWAGLSASRDWRGEHDRDGRELEATVQAVVDELAAAANLVTGEGDGGTPAAVVRDFDFGDHAGSEQLFRDPEKDVVRQALRKWSHVRD; encoded by the coding sequence ATGGAAGTCTTCGCGGTCGAGGGGTTGCCCGAGGTATGCCCCGGCGACGACGTGGCGGGACTGCTCGTCGAGCAGGCCGACCTTCGGGACGACGACGTGATCTGTGTCGCCAGCACTATCGTCTCAAAGGCCAACGGACGCGGGCGGTCGCTGGCCTCGTACGAGCCGGGCGAGCGCGCCGAGCGCATCGCGGCGACCATCGAGGACATCGCCGACGAAGAGAAGGACCCGCGGATGGCGCAGGCGATTCTCGACGAGTGTGAAGAAGTGCTCGTCGAAGCGCCCTTTATTCTCGGGGTGACACAGTTCGGGCATATCACGGTCAACGCGGGTATCGACCGCTCGAACGTGCCCGGTGCCGATCTCCTCTTGCTCCCCGAAGACCCGACAGCGGAGGCCGAAGCCATCCGTGCCGGTATCCGCGAACAAGCGGGGGTCGAACCCAGCGTCATCGTCACCGACACGTCGGGGCGGCCGTTCCGCCTCGGCCAGCGCGGCGTCGCACTGGGCTGGGCCGGTCTTTCTGCCTCACGGGACTGGCGTGGCGAACACGACCGCGATGGGCGCGAACTCGAAGCCACCGTCCAAGCCGTCGTCGACGAACTCGCCGCCGCGGCCAACCTCGTCACCGGCGAAGGCGACGGCGGAACACCCGCCGCAGTCGTCCGTGATTTCGACTTCGGCGACCACGCGGGCAGCGAGCAGCTGTTCCGCGACCCCGAGAAGGATGTCGTCAGACAAGCACTCAGAAAGTGGTCACATGTACGCGATTGA
- a CDS encoding 5,10-methylenetetrahydromethanopterin reductase: MYAIELTPEHPVAQLASFAEQAESNALDAVYVSHHYNNRDQFMSLTAMAERTEEVLLGPGIANPYETHPVTLASRVATLDELSDGRAVFGIGPGDKSTLSNLGFGHDDALRRVLETFTTARKLWDGERVDHHGTFEAVDAGLNYEVGEIPVYVGAQGPHMTRMSAKHADGALYNGAHPKDLAWAREQVEDMADERPDKYGEFDLAAYASVSVAEDEAEAREAARPPVAFVAAGSPPPVLDRHGIDHEVAENIGQAISAGEFPTAFEHVTEAMLDAFCIAGTPETVAERTAELEEYADSIVFASPLGPDIETAIDLLGAVLDRRSR; encoded by the coding sequence ATGTACGCGATTGAACTCACCCCAGAACACCCGGTCGCACAGCTCGCCTCGTTTGCCGAACAGGCCGAATCGAACGCGCTCGACGCCGTGTACGTCAGTCATCACTACAACAACCGCGACCAGTTCATGTCGCTGACCGCGATGGCCGAACGGACCGAGGAGGTCCTGCTCGGTCCCGGCATCGCCAATCCCTACGAGACGCACCCGGTGACGCTGGCCTCACGGGTGGCAACACTGGACGAGCTGAGCGACGGGCGAGCCGTCTTCGGCATCGGGCCGGGAGACAAGTCGACACTCAGCAATCTCGGCTTCGGCCACGACGACGCGCTGCGGCGCGTGCTTGAGACGTTCACGACTGCCCGGAAGCTCTGGGACGGCGAGCGGGTCGACCACCACGGGACGTTCGAGGCGGTCGACGCGGGGCTGAACTACGAGGTCGGCGAGATCCCGGTGTACGTCGGCGCACAGGGGCCGCACATGACCCGGATGTCAGCCAAGCACGCCGACGGCGCGCTGTACAACGGGGCACATCCCAAGGACCTCGCGTGGGCACGTGAGCAGGTAGAAGACATGGCCGACGAACGGCCCGACAAGTACGGTGAGTTCGACCTCGCAGCCTACGCCAGTGTCTCAGTCGCCGAGGACGAGGCCGAAGCGCGAGAAGCCGCCCGGCCGCCGGTCGCGTTCGTCGCCGCGGGGTCCCCGCCGCCGGTGCTTGACCGCCACGGCATCGACCACGAGGTCGCAGAGAACATCGGGCAGGCGATTTCGGCTGGCGAGTTCCCGACGGCATTCGAGCACGTGACCGAAGCGATGCTAGACGCGTTCTGTATCGCCGGAACGCCCGAAACGGTCGCGGAACGCACGGCGGAGTTAGAGGAATATGCCGACAGTATCGTGTTCGCGTCGCCGCTCGGGCCGGATATCGAGACGGCTATCGATTTGCTTGGGGCGGTCCTCGACCGCCGGAGCCGCTGA